The following coding sequences are from one Ornithorhynchus anatinus isolate Pmale09 chromosome 11, mOrnAna1.pri.v4, whole genome shotgun sequence window:
- the TLCD5 gene encoding TLC domain-containing protein 5: protein MTFKPALTRRMVALLFLRVAGCLGGWFSLYISFCFLNKHRGYEWNCRLVTFTHGVLSIILSAYIGFIDGPWPFTHPGSPNTPLQVHVLCLTLGYFLFDLAWCVHFRTEGALMLAHHTLSILGIIMALALGESGTEVNAVLFGSELTNPLLQARWFLRETGRYHSFTGDVVDFLFVAIFTGVRIGVGARLLFCELVSPKPRWFVKVGGVAMYGVSWCFMGSIWRFAWRKSGKKYRAWRSGRSEERLMKTNGHVRAD from the exons ATGACGTTCAAACCCGCCTTGACTAGAAG GATGGTGGCATTGCTATTTCTGCGGGTGGCGGGCTGCCTGGGTGGCTGGTTTTCCCTCTACATCTCCTTCTGCTTCCTGAACAAGCACCGCGGCTATGAGTGGAACTGCCGCTTGGTTACTTTTACCCACGGAGTCCTCTCCATCATCCTCTCAGCTTATATTGGTTTTATCGATGGCCCCTGGCCTTTCACCCACCCAG GATCCCCCAACACTCCTCTTCAGGTACACGTGCTCTGTCTCACCCTGGGCTACTTCCTTTTCGACCTGGCCTGGTGCGTGCACTTCCGGACCGAAGGAGCCCTGATGCTGGCCCACCACACACTGAGCATCCTGGGCATCATCATGGCCCTGGCGCTGGGGGAGTCGGGCACCGAGGTCAACGCGGTCCTCTTCGGCAGCGAGCTCACCAACCCGCTGCTGCAGGCCCGCTGGTTCCTCCGGGAGACGGGTCGCTATCACAGCTTCACGGGCGACGTGGTCGACTTCCTCTTCGTGGCCATCTTCACGGGCGTGCGGATCGGGGTGGGGGCCCGGCTCCTGTTCTGCGAGCTGGTCTCCCCCAAGCCCAGGTGGTTCGTGAAGGTGGGTGGCGTGGCCATGTACGGCGTGTCCTGGTGTTTCATGGGCAGCATCTGGCGTTTCGCATGGAGGAAGAGCGGCAAGAAGTACCGGGCTTGGCGGAGCGGGAGAAGCGAGGAGCGACTGATGAAGACCAATGGGCACGTCAGGGCCGATTAA